One region of Qipengyuania gaetbuli genomic DNA includes:
- the cobT gene encoding cobaltochelatase subunit CobT, producing the protein MTDQTPLDRFKQALTGTARALAQEPEVEVAWSADQPSQSGKNFRVPLPGRNLPRDQATEARGFADSFALKLRHHNEALHAKGAPPEPIARACYDAIERVRYEAIGSNRYDGIRGNLDAALVLRTATDPIAKASEANEVPLPTALSLMLREALTGEAVPDRAKAGVDMVRGDILAKIGTDMDGLAEALDDQRAFQNLTLDMLRHLELTLPDTPDDGSSDDGDQDDGETPEQDEDTDEQDEGEAQPQESDARGEITDGEADGDAEQDVEGEQEMSDGDPSDDDGEGMQPVRPNRPWTDLPEDFDYRAYTDKFDEVIEAPELCDHEELDRLRAYLDSQLAGLQGIVTRLANRLQRRLMAQQNRSWDFDQEEGLLDAARLTRVVVSPGHALSYKIERDTEFKDTVVTLLIDNSGSMRGRPISIAAISADIMARTLERCGVKTEILGFTTRAWKGGQSREAWLADGRPANPGRLNDLRHIVYKKADEPWRRARRNLGLMMREGLLKENIDGEALLWAHSRLLARAEDRRILLVISDGAPVDDSTLSVNQAGYLEGHLRKVIEWIEKQSPVQLAAIGIGHDVTRYYKRSVTIMDVEQLGGTIIEQLAGLFEVEK; encoded by the coding sequence GTGACCGACCAGACCCCCCTCGACCGTTTCAAGCAGGCGCTGACTGGGACTGCGCGCGCGCTCGCGCAGGAGCCGGAGGTCGAGGTGGCCTGGAGCGCGGACCAGCCGAGCCAGTCGGGCAAGAACTTCCGCGTCCCCCTGCCGGGCCGCAACCTGCCCCGCGACCAGGCGACCGAGGCGCGTGGCTTTGCCGACAGCTTCGCGCTGAAGCTGCGCCATCACAACGAGGCACTGCACGCCAAGGGCGCGCCGCCCGAACCCATCGCCCGCGCCTGCTACGACGCGATCGAGCGGGTCCGCTACGAGGCGATCGGCAGCAACCGCTACGACGGAATTCGCGGCAATCTCGACGCCGCGCTCGTACTGCGCACCGCGACCGACCCCATCGCCAAGGCGAGCGAGGCGAATGAGGTGCCGCTGCCGACCGCGCTTTCGCTGATGCTGCGCGAGGCGCTGACGGGCGAAGCCGTGCCCGACCGCGCGAAGGCGGGCGTGGACATGGTGCGCGGCGATATCCTCGCCAAGATCGGCACCGACATGGACGGCCTTGCCGAGGCGCTCGACGACCAGCGTGCCTTCCAGAACCTGACGCTCGACATGCTCCGCCATCTCGAGCTGACCCTGCCCGACACGCCGGACGATGGCAGCTCCGACGACGGAGACCAGGACGACGGCGAAACGCCCGAGCAGGACGAGGATACGGACGAACAGGACGAAGGCGAGGCCCAGCCGCAGGAAAGCGATGCGCGCGGCGAAATCACCGACGGCGAGGCCGATGGCGATGCCGAGCAGGACGTCGAGGGCGAGCAGGAAATGTCCGACGGCGATCCTTCGGACGACGATGGCGAGGGCATGCAGCCCGTCCGCCCGAACCGCCCGTGGACCGACCTGCCGGAAGACTTCGACTACCGCGCCTATACCGACAAGTTCGACGAGGTAATCGAAGCGCCCGAACTGTGCGATCACGAGGAGCTGGACCGGCTGCGAGCCTATCTCGACAGCCAGCTGGCCGGATTGCAGGGCATCGTCACGCGGCTTGCCAACCGCCTCCAGCGCCGCCTCATGGCGCAGCAGAACCGCAGCTGGGATTTCGACCAGGAAGAGGGGCTGCTCGATGCCGCGCGCCTGACCCGCGTAGTCGTCAGCCCCGGTCATGCGCTGTCCTACAAGATCGAGCGCGATACCGAGTTCAAGGACACGGTCGTCACCCTGCTGATCGACAATTCGGGCTCGATGCGCGGGCGGCCCATCAGCATCGCCGCGATCAGCGCCGACATCATGGCGCGCACATTGGAGCGCTGCGGCGTGAAGACCGAAATCCTCGGCTTCACTACCCGCGCGTGGAAGGGCGGGCAGTCACGCGAGGCGTGGCTCGCCGATGGCCGCCCCGCCAATCCGGGCCGTCTCAACGATCTGCGCCATATCGTCTACAAGAAGGCCGACGAGCCCTGGCGCCGCGCGCGCCGCAACCTCGGCCTGATGATGCGCGAAGGGCTGCTGAAGGAAAACATCGACGGCGAAGCGCTGCTTTGGGCGCATTCCCGCCTGCTCGCCCGCGCGGAAGACCGCCGCATCCTGCTGGTGATTTCGGACGGCGCGCCGGTCGACGACAGCACGCTGAGCGTGAACCAGGCTGGCTATCTCGAAGGGCACCTTCGCAAGGTGATCGAGTGGATCGAGAAGCAAAGCCCCGTCCAGCTCGCCGCCATCGGCATCGGCCATGACGTGACCCGCTACTACAAGCGCTCGGTCACGATCATGGACGTGGAACAGCTCGGCGGTACGATTATCGAGCAGCTTGCGGGCTTGTTCGAGGTGGAGAAATAA
- a CDS encoding putative quinol monooxygenase produces MIQINGTIKLGKPMDAATRKAMVEMVRASRAEDGCLDYAFAEDLADPDTLILFERWRDRDALAAHGQSAHMAEFRGVMAANPPVSRELRVYETDEGEPLG; encoded by the coding sequence ATGATCCAGATAAACGGCACGATCAAGCTGGGCAAGCCGATGGACGCCGCCACCCGCAAGGCGATGGTCGAGATGGTCCGTGCCAGCCGCGCGGAAGATGGCTGCCTCGACTATGCCTTCGCCGAGGACCTTGCCGATCCCGACACGCTGATCCTGTTCGAACGCTGGCGCGACCGCGATGCGTTGGCCGCCCATGGACAGTCGGCCCACATGGCCGAATTTCGCGGCGTGATGGCGGCCAACCCGCCCGTGTCGCGCGAACTCAGGGTCTATGAAACCGACGAGGGCGAGCCGCTCGGCTGA
- the fsa gene encoding fructose-6-phosphate aldolase, translating into MKFFVDTADIADIKEMADTGLLDGVTTNPSLIAKSGRDFIEVTREICSIVDGPVSAEVVALDHETMMKEAETLRKIADNVCIKVPLTIDGLKTCKKLTSDGTQVNVTLCFSANQALLAAKAGATFVSPFVGRHDDNGFDGMSLIEDIVTIYSNYGFETEVLVASIRNPVHVLQSALIGADVATMPPAVIKGLFKHILTDKGIEGFVADWEKTGQSIPTS; encoded by the coding sequence ATGAAGTTCTTCGTCGACACCGCCGACATCGCCGACATCAAGGAAATGGCCGACACCGGCCTCCTCGACGGGGTCACCACCAATCCTTCGCTGATCGCCAAGTCGGGCCGCGATTTCATCGAGGTGACGCGCGAAATCTGCAGCATCGTCGATGGTCCGGTCAGCGCCGAAGTCGTCGCGCTCGACCACGAGACGATGATGAAAGAGGCCGAAACGCTGCGCAAGATCGCAGACAACGTCTGCATCAAGGTGCCGCTGACGATCGACGGCCTCAAGACCTGCAAGAAGCTGACCTCGGACGGCACACAGGTGAACGTGACCCTGTGCTTCTCCGCCAACCAGGCGCTGCTGGCCGCCAAGGCCGGCGCGACCTTCGTGTCGCCCTTCGTCGGCCGTCATGACGACAACGGCTTCGACGGCATGTCGCTGATCGAGGATATCGTCACGATCTACAGCAATTACGGCTTCGAGACCGAAGTCCTCGTCGCCTCGATCCGCAACCCCGTCCACGTGCTGCAGAGCGCGCTGATCGGTGCCGACGTCGCCACCATGCCGCCCGCCGTCATCAAGGGACTGTTCAAGCACATCCTCACCGACAAGGGCATCGAAGGCTTCGTCGCCGACTGGGAAAAGACTGGCCAAAGCATCCCGACGTCCTAA
- a CDS encoding glutamate--cysteine ligase: MSTRDTSAKDDPIIESRDQLVAPMQKGEKPKDAWRIGTEHEKLVFKRKDHRAPSYDEEGGILDILLALRQFGWEPVEEGGKVIAMRGEDGTVSLEPAGQLELSGAPLENLHQTCAETGRHLSQVKEVAEAFDVGFLGLGMWPDKTRDELPIMPKGRYEIMMRHMPRVGSLGLDMMLRTCTIQVNLDYSSEPDMAQKFRTGLALQPLATALFANSPFLEGKPNGYLSYRSHIWSDTDPHRTGMLPFVFEDGFGYERYVDYMLDVPMYFVFREGKYIDAAGLSFRDFLDGNLSVLPGEKPTESDWWDHLSTAFPEVRLKSFLEMRGADGGPWSRICALPAFWVGLLYDQGALDAAWDLVKHWTMEEREDLRNAVPKLALDAPIPGGGKLRDLAKEVLAVARAGLTARAKLNTSGDNETGFLETLDEIVRSGKVPAQVLLDRYNGEWNGDITRVYKYSF; the protein is encoded by the coding sequence ATGAGCACGCGCGACACATCCGCCAAGGACGATCCCATCATCGAATCGCGCGACCAACTCGTCGCGCCGATGCAGAAGGGCGAGAAGCCCAAGGACGCCTGGCGCATCGGGACCGAGCACGAAAAGCTCGTCTTCAAGCGCAAGGATCACCGCGCGCCGTCCTATGACGAGGAAGGCGGCATTCTCGATATCCTGCTGGCCCTGCGCCAGTTCGGCTGGGAGCCGGTGGAGGAGGGCGGCAAGGTCATCGCCATGCGCGGCGAGGACGGCACGGTCAGCCTCGAACCGGCCGGACAGCTGGAGCTGTCGGGCGCGCCGCTCGAAAACCTGCACCAGACCTGCGCGGAAACCGGGCGCCACCTGTCGCAGGTGAAGGAAGTGGCGGAAGCCTTCGACGTCGGCTTCCTCGGCCTCGGCATGTGGCCCGACAAGACCCGCGACGAACTGCCGATCATGCCCAAGGGCCGCTACGAAATCATGATGCGCCACATGCCGCGCGTCGGCAGCCTCGGCCTCGACATGATGCTGCGCACCTGCACCATCCAGGTGAACCTCGACTATTCGTCCGAACCCGACATGGCGCAGAAATTCCGAACCGGGCTCGCGCTCCAGCCGCTGGCGACCGCGCTGTTCGCCAATTCGCCCTTCCTCGAAGGGAAACCGAACGGTTACCTGTCCTATCGCAGCCATATCTGGAGCGACACCGACCCGCATCGCACCGGCATGCTGCCCTTCGTGTTCGAGGACGGCTTCGGCTACGAACGCTATGTCGACTATATGCTCGACGTGCCGATGTATTTCGTCTTCCGCGAAGGGAAATACATCGATGCCGCCGGCCTCAGCTTCCGCGATTTCCTCGATGGTAATCTCTCCGTCCTGCCCGGCGAGAAGCCGACAGAGAGCGACTGGTGGGACCACCTTTCGACCGCCTTCCCCGAAGTGCGCCTGAAGAGTTTCCTTGAAATGCGGGGCGCGGATGGCGGCCCGTGGAGCCGGATCTGTGCCCTGCCCGCCTTCTGGGTCGGCCTGCTCTACGACCAGGGCGCGCTCGACGCGGCGTGGGACCTCGTCAAGCACTGGACGATGGAAGAGCGCGAGGACCTGCGCAACGCGGTGCCCAAACTGGCGCTCGACGCACCCATCCCGGGCGGCGGCAAGCTGCGCGACCTGGCAAAGGAAGTGCTCGCCGTGGCGCGTGCCGGCCTGACCGCGCGGGCCAAGCTCAACACCTCGGGTGATAACGAGACCGGCTTCCTCGAAACGCTCGACGAGATCGTGCGCAGCGGCAAGGTGCCTGCGCAGGTCCTGCTCGACCGCTATAATGGCGAATGGAACGGGGACATCACCCGGGTCTACAAATACAGTTTCTGA
- a CDS encoding nitroreductase produces the protein MTPTEAVQSRRSVRAFTDRPVDRDTLTRVLEKAQRAPSGGNVQPWNAVVLTGAPMQALFDRVALEFPKGRAAMQPEYDIYPKGLDGAYEERRFGVGEDMYASLGISREDKAKRLMWFANNFRAFGAPVLMLVHTPKYMGPPQWSDIGMWLQTIMLLLREEGLDSCAQEAWAAYSPQVREVVDIPEDHTFFCGMAIGYRDADAPVNQFDVKRAGLDESVRWEGWQ, from the coding sequence ATGACTCCCACCGAAGCAGTCCAGTCTCGGCGTTCCGTGCGCGCATTCACCGACCGGCCGGTCGACCGTGACACGCTCACCCGCGTGCTCGAGAAGGCGCAACGTGCGCCTTCGGGCGGGAACGTCCAGCCGTGGAATGCCGTGGTGCTGACGGGCGCGCCGATGCAGGCGCTGTTCGACCGCGTGGCGCTGGAGTTTCCCAAGGGCCGTGCGGCGATGCAGCCCGAATACGATATCTACCCCAAGGGCCTCGACGGCGCCTACGAGGAGCGGCGCTTCGGCGTGGGCGAGGACATGTACGCCTCGCTCGGCATCAGCCGCGAGGACAAGGCCAAGCGCCTGATGTGGTTCGCCAATAACTTCCGTGCTTTCGGCGCCCCGGTGCTGATGCTGGTCCACACGCCCAAATACATGGGCCCGCCGCAGTGGAGCGATATCGGCATGTGGCTGCAGACCATCATGTTGCTGCTGCGCGAAGAAGGGCTCGACAGCTGCGCACAGGAAGCCTGGGCGGCCTACAGCCCGCAGGTGCGCGAGGTGGTCGACATTCCGGAAGACCACACCTTCTTCTGCGGCATGGCCATCGGCTATCGCGATGCGGACGCGCCGGTGAACCAGTTCGATGTTAAACGCGCAGGGCTCGACGAATCCGTGCGCTGGGAGGGTTGGCAGTAG
- a CDS encoding D-2-hydroxyacid dehydrogenase has product MTKAVMSALIRPLVEPRLPDWVEPLWFMSKEEALKFAPEAEIGWFDLNEKEPMAEIARAATNLKWLNSIYAGLDFMPLDLLAERGTVVTNGVGINAITIAEYVVMLMLAHAKGYREVVRAQERHEWLLDSPGKRELSGERVLLLGMGAIGSLVKTRLEAFGMTVVPVRRSGGEGALRPGEWREKLGEFDWVVLAVPSTGETKGMIGAAELAAMRPNAVLVNIARGDVVEQDALVEALKAKTIEAALLDVTDPEPLPEDHPLWDLENAQVTMHLSGRAQTKMFQRSADRFVENLDRWQKGEPVQPQMDLAAGY; this is encoded by the coding sequence ATGACCAAAGCCGTTATGTCCGCCCTGATCCGCCCGCTGGTGGAGCCGCGCCTGCCCGACTGGGTCGAGCCCCTGTGGTTCATGAGCAAGGAAGAGGCGCTGAAATTCGCGCCCGAAGCGGAAATCGGCTGGTTCGATTTGAACGAGAAGGAGCCGATGGCCGAGATCGCGCGCGCCGCGACGAACCTGAAATGGCTCAATTCGATCTACGCCGGGCTCGATTTCATGCCGCTGGACCTGCTGGCGGAGCGCGGCACGGTGGTGACGAACGGTGTCGGCATCAATGCCATCACCATCGCCGAATATGTCGTCATGCTGATGCTGGCCCATGCCAAGGGTTATCGCGAGGTCGTGCGGGCGCAGGAACGCCACGAATGGCTGCTCGACAGTCCGGGCAAGCGCGAACTGTCGGGTGAGCGCGTGTTGCTGCTGGGCATGGGCGCGATCGGCAGCCTAGTGAAGACCCGGCTCGAGGCCTTCGGCATGACCGTGGTGCCTGTGCGCCGTTCGGGCGGCGAAGGCGCGCTGCGCCCCGGCGAATGGCGCGAAAAGCTGGGCGAATTCGACTGGGTGGTGCTGGCTGTGCCCTCTACCGGCGAGACCAAGGGCATGATCGGCGCCGCCGAACTCGCTGCCATGCGCCCCAATGCCGTGCTGGTGAATATCGCGCGCGGGGACGTCGTCGAACAGGACGCGCTGGTCGAAGCACTCAAGGCAAAGACCATCGAGGCGGCGCTGCTCGACGTGACCGACCCCGAGCCGCTGCCCGAAGACCACCCGCTTTGGGATCTCGAGAATGCGCAGGTCACCATGCACCTGTCGGGCCGCGCGCAGACCAAGATGTTCCAGCGCAGCGCCGACAGGTTCGTCGAAAATCTCGACCGGTGGCAGAAGGGCGAGCCGGTCCAGCCGCAGATGGACCTTGCCGCCGGATACTGA
- a CDS encoding 16S rRNA (uracil(1498)-N(3))-methyltransferase, producing the protein MPATPAWPPKSAPRLFVDTPLSADAPVQVDGNQAHYLAKVMRVSPGDAVILCDNATGEWAAEVMEAGKRHVLLQPRDHLRPREPVPDFWLCPALLKKDRFDFVLEKATELGVARIAPLVTRRCVADKLNLERAGTIVTEAAEQCARTALPEVLAPVKLDALLRDWPEDRLLFFADEEGGESAADAFCLTEGPAALLTGPEGGFDDAEREAIRAHPNARPISLGPRILRGETAAIAGIAVWMAEAGDWIGEE; encoded by the coding sequence ATGCCCGCTACACCCGCCTGGCCCCCGAAAAGCGCCCCGCGCCTGTTCGTCGATACCCCGCTCTCGGCGGATGCGCCCGTGCAGGTGGACGGCAACCAGGCGCATTACCTCGCCAAGGTGATGCGCGTGTCGCCCGGTGACGCGGTGATACTTTGCGACAACGCGACCGGCGAATGGGCCGCCGAGGTGATGGAGGCGGGCAAGCGCCATGTCCTGCTGCAGCCGCGCGACCACTTGCGCCCTCGCGAGCCGGTGCCCGATTTCTGGCTCTGCCCGGCCCTGCTCAAGAAAGACCGGTTCGATTTCGTGCTCGAAAAGGCGACAGAGCTGGGCGTTGCGCGTATCGCTCCGCTCGTCACGCGGCGATGCGTGGCGGACAAGCTCAACCTCGAGCGGGCCGGCACGATCGTGACAGAGGCGGCCGAACAATGCGCCCGCACCGCGCTGCCCGAAGTGCTCGCTCCTGTGAAGCTCGACGCCCTGCTGCGCGACTGGCCCGAAGACCGCCTGCTGTTCTTCGCCGACGAGGAAGGCGGGGAAAGCGCTGCCGACGCCTTCTGCCTTACCGAAGGGCCTGCGGCCCTGCTCACCGGCCCCGAAGGCGGATTTGACGATGCCGAGCGCGAGGCGATCCGCGCCCATCCCAACGCCCGCCCGATCAGCCTCGGTCCGCGCATATTGCGGGGCGAAACGGCGGCTATTGCAGGCATCGCGGTGTGGATGGCGGAAGCGGGCGATTGGATCGGAGAGGAATAA
- a CDS encoding S24 family peptidase codes for MSEDRARLVELAERNRTSLAALSSMLGRNPSYLQQFVRKGSPRRLEEQDRRRLAEFFGVSEVELGADPDLARPRESDDFLAVPRLALDASAGPGAVSAEEISFDSFRFSRRWLREMGLEGADLSAIRVEGDSMEPVLRSGDEIFVDRNKRAGEGIHVVRIGDALHVKQVQVSAADRIKLISANDAYAPVELARDEVEVIGRVVWKGGRI; via the coding sequence ATGAGCGAAGATCGCGCCAGGCTGGTCGAACTAGCCGAACGCAATCGCACGAGCCTGGCCGCTCTTTCCTCCATGTTGGGCCGTAATCCCAGCTACTTGCAGCAATTCGTGCGCAAGGGCAGCCCGCGCCGTCTCGAAGAACAGGACCGCCGCCGCCTCGCCGAGTTCTTCGGAGTGAGCGAGGTCGAACTGGGGGCCGATCCCGACTTGGCCCGTCCGCGCGAATCGGACGACTTCCTGGCCGTCCCGAGGCTCGCGCTGGACGCCTCTGCGGGTCCCGGAGCGGTATCGGCGGAGGAAATTTCCTTCGACAGCTTCCGCTTCTCGCGCCGGTGGCTGCGCGAAATGGGGCTGGAAGGTGCGGACCTGTCGGCCATCCGCGTGGAAGGCGACAGCATGGAACCGGTCCTCAGGAGCGGCGACGAGATCTTCGTCGACCGCAACAAGCGCGCGGGCGAGGGCATCCATGTCGTGCGCATCGGCGATGCGCTGCACGTCAAACAGGTGCAGGTGAGCGCAGCGGACCGCATCAAGCTGATCAGCGCCAATGATGCCTATGCGCCTGTCGAGCTTGCCCGCGACGAGGTGGAAGTGATCGGCCGCGTGGTGTGGAAGGGCGGGCGAATCTAG
- the cysS gene encoding cysteine--tRNA ligase: protein MTDTPLKLFNSLTREIETFTPLHPGEARVYTCGPTVYNYPHIGNMRAYVFADVLGRTLSWKGYDLTHIINITDVGHLTDDADEGEDKMEKMASEKAQSIWDIAKHYTEAYWADVKALNIRQPAKWSVATDYIDEMIEFAKGIADKHCYELDSGLYFDVSTIQDYGKLARAVTEEGEGRIDTVEGKRNAADFAIWRKTPAGETRQMEWDSPWGKGAPGWHLECSVMGEALLGFPFDIHTGGIDHREIHHPNEIAQNQAYCCTNGLDNAENSGARIWMHNNFLVERSGKMSKSAGEFLRLQLLVDKGYHPFAYRLMCLQAHYRSELEFSWEGLGAALTRLKRLVMGLRQAQDAHFQGAGATSVPPPPTQGKALRAKITHPKLVPLLDKFETALCDDLNTAVALTALEEVVATKKVPADQKADLALAMLWPLGLAILPREEMRIRPSDAEITEAEIEAELIRRKEAKIAQDYATSDAIRATLATKGVEVMDGDPLGWEWKLG, encoded by the coding sequence ATGACCGACACGCCATTGAAGCTGTTCAACTCGCTCACCCGCGAGATCGAGACGTTCACTCCCCTCCATCCGGGCGAGGCGCGCGTCTATACCTGCGGGCCGACGGTCTACAACTACCCCCATATCGGCAACATGCGCGCCTATGTCTTTGCCGACGTGCTGGGCCGCACGCTGAGCTGGAAGGGCTACGATCTCACCCACATCATCAACATCACCGATGTCGGCCACCTGACCGACGATGCGGACGAGGGTGAGGACAAGATGGAGAAGATGGCTTCGGAGAAAGCGCAGTCGATCTGGGACATAGCGAAGCACTATACGGAGGCCTATTGGGCCGATGTGAAGGCGCTGAATATCCGCCAGCCGGCCAAGTGGTCGGTCGCCACCGATTACATCGACGAGATGATCGAATTCGCGAAAGGCATCGCGGACAAGCACTGCTACGAACTCGATAGCGGGCTCTATTTCGACGTCTCTACCATCCAGGATTATGGCAAGCTCGCCCGCGCTGTCACCGAAGAAGGTGAAGGCCGCATCGATACGGTCGAGGGCAAGCGCAACGCGGCCGACTTCGCCATATGGCGCAAGACGCCCGCAGGCGAGACGCGCCAGATGGAATGGGACAGCCCATGGGGCAAGGGCGCGCCCGGCTGGCATCTCGAATGCTCGGTCATGGGCGAGGCGCTGCTTGGCTTCCCCTTCGACATCCACACCGGCGGGATCGACCACCGCGAGATCCACCACCCGAACGAGATCGCGCAGAACCAGGCCTATTGCTGCACCAATGGCCTCGACAACGCCGAGAACAGCGGCGCACGCATCTGGATGCACAACAACTTCCTCGTCGAAAGGTCGGGGAAGATGAGCAAGAGCGCGGGCGAGTTCCTGCGCCTGCAGCTGCTGGTGGACAAGGGCTATCATCCGTTCGCCTATCGCCTGATGTGCCTGCAGGCGCATTACCGCAGCGAGCTGGAATTCAGCTGGGAGGGTCTGGGCGCTGCGCTGACGCGGTTGAAGCGTCTCGTGATGGGGTTGCGGCAGGCTCAGGATGCCCACTTCCAGGGCGCGGGCGCTACGTCCGTGCCGCCGCCGCCGACCCAGGGCAAGGCTTTGCGCGCGAAAATTACTCACCCCAAGCTTGTCCCGCTGCTCGACAAATTCGAGACGGCGCTGTGCGACGATCTCAATACCGCGGTGGCCTTGACCGCGCTCGAAGAGGTGGTGGCAACAAAGAAGGTGCCGGCCGATCAGAAGGCCGATCTGGCGCTTGCCATGCTGTGGCCGCTGGGTCTTGCAATACTGCCGCGCGAGGAGATGCGGATTCGCCCCTCGGACGCCGAGATCACCGAGGCCGAGATCGAGGCTGAACTGATCCGCCGCAAGGAAGCGAAGATCGCGCAGGATTACGCCACCAGCGACGCCATTCGCGCCACTCTGGCCACCAAGGGTGTCGAGGTCATGGACGGCGATCCGCTCGGCTGGGAGTGGAAGCTGGGCTGA
- the ubiA gene encoding 4-hydroxybenzoate octaprenyltransferase, with amino-acid sequence MSETASPEIVPDTEHRGLVARLPQGPRDLAMLARLDRPIGWWLLFWPCAWGVWLAGAGWQFALLGWLLLGSIAMRGAGCVYNDIVDAKLDRQVARTASRPVASGRVSKKLAWSWLIALSLVGLVVLLQLEPLAQVVALASLALVAAYPFMKRITWWPQAWLGMVFTWGLLVGFTHFRADNLGALAAMYAGAALWVIGYDTIYAMQDREDDALVGIRSSALRLGAGVKRGVALFYTGAVALWALAFWLYREDWVALLTLIPAAWHLAWQVATLDGEDAGNPLERFRANRWTGALVAAACFVVGNAGV; translated from the coding sequence ATGAGCGAGACTGCTTCACCCGAGATCGTCCCCGACACAGAGCACCGCGGCCTCGTCGCGCGCCTGCCGCAAGGCCCACGCGACCTCGCCATGCTCGCCCGGCTCGACCGGCCGATCGGCTGGTGGCTGCTGTTCTGGCCCTGCGCCTGGGGCGTGTGGCTGGCCGGGGCGGGCTGGCAGTTCGCGCTGCTCGGCTGGCTGTTGCTCGGCAGTATCGCCATGCGCGGTGCAGGCTGCGTCTACAACGATATCGTCGACGCGAAGCTCGACCGGCAGGTGGCCCGCACCGCCAGTCGCCCGGTTGCAAGCGGGCGCGTCTCGAAAAAGCTCGCCTGGAGCTGGCTGATCGCGTTGAGCCTCGTCGGCCTGGTCGTGCTGCTGCAACTCGAACCGCTGGCCCAAGTCGTCGCGCTGGCGAGCCTTGCGCTGGTGGCGGCCTATCCCTTCATGAAGCGGATTACCTGGTGGCCGCAGGCATGGCTCGGCATGGTCTTCACCTGGGGGCTGCTGGTCGGTTTCACCCATTTCCGTGCCGACAACCTCGGTGCGCTTGCTGCCATGTACGCAGGTGCAGCGCTGTGGGTGATCGGTTACGACACGATCTACGCCATGCAGGACCGCGAGGACGATGCGCTGGTCGGCATCCGCTCTTCCGCCCTGCGGCTGGGCGCGGGCGTGAAGCGCGGGGTGGCCCTGTTCTACACCGGCGCGGTAGCCTTGTGGGCGCTCGCCTTCTGGCTCTACCGAGAGGACTGGGTGGCGCTGCTGACGCTGATCCCGGCCGCGTGGCATCTTGCGTGGCAGGTCGCGACCCTCGACGGCGAGGATGCAGGCAACCCGCTCGAGCGGTTCCGCGCCAATCGCTGGACCGGCGCGCTGGTCGCCGCGGCCTGTTTCGTCGTCGGCAATGCGGGGGTCTAA